CTGGGTACGGCCCTGGTCTACACCCAGGTGCTCTACGACGCCTGCGTCTACGGACCGCCCCGGGTGCGGCGCTGGCTGCTGCGGGTCACGGTCTGGCTCAGCGTGGCCGGGGTGGTGGTCGGCAGCCTGCTCTGGGGCTGGCGCGGCGCGGCGGCCGGGGTGCCGTTCGTGCTGGGCGGGGTGCTGCCGGTGCTGACCGGGGTCAGCGTGCGCCAGTACCGCGACCAAGCGGCGGCCGAGCGGACCCGGGCCGAGCAGACCGCCCGGCTGGCCGAGCTGGACCGCCGCCAGGCGGTGCTCGCCGAGCGCGCCCGGATGGCCCGGGAACTGCACGACGTGGTGGCCAACCACCTGAGCGCGGTGGCCCTGCACGCCACCGCCGTGCTCTCCGCGCCCGAGCTGGACCGGGCCCGCGTCGACACGGCGCTGCGGGTGATCCGGGAGAGCAGCGTGCAGGGCATGGCGGAGATGCGCCAGCTGATCGGCCTGCTCCGCGAGCCGGCCGACGGGGCCGACGAGCCGACCCGGGTACGCCTCGACGAGCTGGACCGGCTGGTCGACCGGGTGGGCGCGGCCGGGCTGGCGGTACGCGCCACGGTCACCGGGCAGCCCCGGCCGCTGCCGGTCGGGGTGGACCTGGCCGCGTACCGGATCGTGCAGGAGTCGCTGACCAACGCGCTGCGGCACGGCACCGGCACGGCCGAGCTGTGCGTCGCGTACGAGCCGACGGAGGTGGTGGTGACGGTGCAGAACCCGGTACGCGAGGGTGGCGGACGGCTGACCGGGGCGGGCGCCGGGCTGATCGGCATGCGGGAACGGGCCGCGCTGCTGGACGGGCGGTTCTCCGCCGGCCCGGTGGACGGCCGGTGGCGGGTGCACGCGGCGCTGCCCACCGGGGTGGCCCGGTGACCGCCCCGGTGCGGGTCGTCCTCGCCGACGACCAGGACGCCGTACGGGCCGGACTCGTCCTGATCCTCGCCGGCGACCCGGGCATCGAGGTGGTGGGTGAGGCCGGTGACGGCGAGGCGGCCGTGCGGCTCTGCCGGGAGCTGCGCCCGGACGTCGCCGTCCTGGACATCCGGATGCCCCGGCTCGACGGTGTCTCGGCCACCCGGGAGATCGTCGCCGACCGCCTGGCCGACGTGCTGGTGCTCACCACCTTCGACCTCGACGAGTACGTCTTCGGCGCGCTGCGGGCCGGGGCGGCCGGGTTCCTGCTCAAGGACACCGACGCGGCGGGCCTGGTGGCGGCGGTGCGCACCGTCGCGCGCGGGGAGGGGTTCATCGCCCCGGCGGTGACCCGCCGGCTGATCAGCGCCTTCGCGGCGGCGCCGGCCGCCACCCCGGCGGCGACCCGGGCGGCGGTGGCGACGCTGACCCCCAGGGAACGCGACGTGCTGGCCTGCCTGGGCGCCGGCCTGTCCAACCAGCAGATCGGCGGGCGGCTGGCGATGGCGGAGAGCACCGCCAAGACCCACGTCAGCCGGATCCTGGCCAAGCTGGAGCTGCGCAGCCGGGTGCAGGCCGCCATCCTCGCCCAGGAGCTGGGCCTGACCGCGCCCCCGACACCGTGACCCCCGCCGACCACGCTGCCGACGCCGTGACCGCGCCGGCCACGCCGTGACCCCGCCGACCGCGCCCGCCGGCCCCCGCCCGGGTCCCCGGACGCGGCGCCGCCCCCGCACCCGCCACCGGCCGGGCTGTCGGGCTCGCCGGAGGCCGGCGTGGTCGCCCTGGTCAGCACGTGTCAGGCTGGACCGGTGAGCGAGCCGGGAGGTACCGAGCTGTCGGCCACCCTGCGCCGGATCGAACGGGCGGCGGGGGCGTTGGCCACCGCCAGCGTCTCCCGGATGGACGAGAGCCTGCCCTGGTTCCGCGAGCTGCCGGCCGACCAGCGCTCCTGGGTCATGCTGGTGGCGCAGGCCGGCGTCCGGTCCCTGGTGCAGTGGCTGCGCGGCGGCGGGGGCACGACGGACAGCACCCAGGAGGTCTCCGACGAGGTCTTCGCCACCGCCCCGCAGGCCCTGGCGCGCTCGATCACCCTCCAGCAGACCGTGGCGCTGATCAAGGTGACCATCGACGTGGTCGAGGAGCAGGTGTCGCACCTGGCCGTCAAGGGTGAGGAGCAGCAGCTCCGCGAGGCCGTGCTGCGCTTCTCCCGGGAGATCGCCTTCGCCGCCGCCCGGGTGTACGCCCGCGCCGCCGAGTCGCGCGGCTCCTGGGACGCCCGGTTGCAGGCGCTGCTGGTGGACGCGCTGCTGCGGGGCGACTCCCCCGACGTGCTGGCCAGCCGGGCGGCGGCGCTGGGCTGGGCGGACGCCCCGCCGGTCTCGGTGGCGGTGGGCCGCTCCCCCGGCGGCGAGGTGGCCGCCGTGCTGCACACCGTCTACCGGCAGGCCCGGCGGATCGGGGTGGAGGTGATCGGCGGCGTGCACGGCGACCGGCTGGTGATCGTCCTGGGCGGCGCCGCCGACCCGGTCGCCGCCACCGAGAAGCTGCTCCCCGCGTTCGGGGACGGACCGGTGGTGGTCGGGCCGGGCGTGCCGAGCCTGGACGAGGCGACGGAGTCGGCGCGCGCCGCGCTCGCCGGGTTCCGCGCGGCGCCGGCCTGGCCGACCGCGCCGCGCCCGGTCGCCGCGGCGGACCTGCTGCCCGAACGGGCCCTGGCCGGCGACGCGGAGGCCCGCCGCCGGCTGCGCCACGACGTCTACGCGGCGCTGGTGCGCGCGGGCGGTGAGCTGCTGGAGACGCTGGACGCGTTCTTCGCCGCCGGCGGGACGCTGGAGAGCGCGGCCCGGTCCCTGTTCGTGCATCCGAACACGGTCCGCTACCGGCTGCGCCGGATCGCCGAGGTGACCGGCTTCTCGCCGCTGGCCGCGCGGGACGCGTTCGCCCTGCAGGTGGCGCTGACGGTGGGGCGGCTGGACCCGGTCGTCCCGGCGGTCACCAGCGTCCCGACCCAGACAATGACCCCAGCCGTGAGGAAAACGTCACACACGGGTGATGATCGCCGTTGATCTTTGTAGGATCCCTCCAAAGGTCCTAGTGCGGTTTGGTTGGTGCCGACACAGCGCTACCCACGCGTATCCAGGAGAGTCATAGACGTGCTCGCCGTACTCTCTCCCGGCCAGGGTTCCCAGAAACCCGGCTTCCTGACCCCCTGGCTCGATCTGTCCGGCGCCGAGGCACGGCTGCGCTGGTGGTCCGCGCTCGCCGGGGTCGACCTGCTGCACCTCGGCACGAAGGCCGACGCCGACGAGATCAAGGACACCGCCCGGACGCAGCCGCTGCTGGTGGCCGCCGCCCTGCTGGCCGCCGAGCACCTGCCGATGTACGACGTCTCGCTCACCGCCGGGCACAGCGTCGGCGAGCTGAGCGCCGCCGCCCTGGCCGGGGTCCTCCCGGCCGAGGCCGCGATCACCCTCGCCGGGGTACGCGGACGCGAGATGGCCGCCGCCTGCGCGCTGGAGCCGACCGGGATGGCCGCCGTACTCGGCGGCGACACCGACGAGGTCCTCGCCGCGCTCGCCGCGCACGGGCTGCACCCGGCCAACCGCAACGGCGCCGGCCAGATCGTCGCCGCCGGCAGCCTGGACGCGCTGGACAAGCTCGCCGCCGAGCCGCCCGCGAAGAGCCGGGTGATCCGGCTCAAGGTGGCCGGCGCGTTCCACACCCCGTACATGGCGCCGGCCGAGGCCGCGCTCGCCGCGGTGGCCGCCGGGATCACCACCGCCGACCCGCGCCGGATCCTGCTGTCGAACCTCGACGGCGCGGCCGTCAACCACGGCCGGGAGATGGTGCAGCGGCTGGTCCGCCAGGTCACCGCCCCGGTCCGCTGGGACCTGTGCATGCGCACCCTGGCCGACCTCGGCGTCACCGGCGTGATCGAACTGCCCCCGGCCGGCACCCTGGCCGGCCTGGTCAAGCGGGAGCTCAAGGACAGCGGCGTCCCCGAGATCGTCTCCCTGAACACCCCCGACGACCTGCCCGCGGCCCGCGACCTGATCGCCCGGCACAGTGGCCTGCGCGGCCACGAGCCGGTGGTCCAGTTCCGGGTGGTCGTCTCGCCCGTCGCGGGCACCTTCGAACCGGACGCGGAGCTCGC
This genomic interval from Micromonospora coxensis contains the following:
- a CDS encoding sensor histidine kinase, with amino-acid sequence MRTPAWIGPGSPARDPALAVVSLAGGLVLYGVGLQPQFPWNPDVPEQLFLAPLLLACVAVGLRRAATRTSLALGTTAVLADTALGVSLGTALVYTQVLYDACVYGPPRVRRWLLRVTVWLSVAGVVVGSLLWGWRGAAAGVPFVLGGVLPVLTGVSVRQYRDQAAAERTRAEQTARLAELDRRQAVLAERARMARELHDVVANHLSAVALHATAVLSAPELDRARVDTALRVIRESSVQGMAEMRQLIGLLREPADGADEPTRVRLDELDRLVDRVGAAGLAVRATVTGQPRPLPVGVDLAAYRIVQESLTNALRHGTGTAELCVAYEPTEVVVTVQNPVREGGGRLTGAGAGLIGMRERAALLDGRFSAGPVDGRWRVHAALPTGVAR
- a CDS encoding response regulator; its protein translation is MTAPVRVVLADDQDAVRAGLVLILAGDPGIEVVGEAGDGEAAVRLCRELRPDVAVLDIRMPRLDGVSATREIVADRLADVLVLTTFDLDEYVFGALRAGAAGFLLKDTDAAGLVAAVRTVARGEGFIAPAVTRRLISAFAAAPAATPAATRAAVATLTPRERDVLACLGAGLSNQQIGGRLAMAESTAKTHVSRILAKLELRSRVQAAILAQELGLTAPPTP
- a CDS encoding PucR family transcriptional regulator; the protein is MSGSPEAGVVALVSTCQAGPVSEPGGTELSATLRRIERAAGALATASVSRMDESLPWFRELPADQRSWVMLVAQAGVRSLVQWLRGGGGTTDSTQEVSDEVFATAPQALARSITLQQTVALIKVTIDVVEEQVSHLAVKGEEQQLREAVLRFSREIAFAAARVYARAAESRGSWDARLQALLVDALLRGDSPDVLASRAAALGWADAPPVSVAVGRSPGGEVAAVLHTVYRQARRIGVEVIGGVHGDRLVIVLGGAADPVAATEKLLPAFGDGPVVVGPGVPSLDEATESARAALAGFRAAPAWPTAPRPVAAADLLPERALAGDAEARRRLRHDVYAALVRAGGELLETLDAFFAAGGTLESAARSLFVHPNTVRYRLRRIAEVTGFSPLAARDAFALQVALTVGRLDPVVPAVTSVPTQTMTPAVRKTSHTGDDRR
- a CDS encoding acyltransferase domain-containing protein translates to MLAVLSPGQGSQKPGFLTPWLDLSGAEARLRWWSALAGVDLLHLGTKADADEIKDTARTQPLLVAAALLAAEHLPMYDVSLTAGHSVGELSAAALAGVLPAEAAITLAGVRGREMAAACALEPTGMAAVLGGDTDEVLAALAAHGLHPANRNGAGQIVAAGSLDALDKLAAEPPAKSRVIRLKVAGAFHTPYMAPAEAALAAVAAGITTADPRRILLSNLDGAAVNHGREMVQRLVRQVTAPVRWDLCMRTLADLGVTGVIELPPAGTLAGLVKRELKDSGVPEIVSLNTPDDLPAARDLIARHSGLRGHEPVVQFRVVVSPVAGTFEPDAELAEGADLRTGQVIGHIATRQGPVEVTAHDSGLLTEWLAHHDDPVAPGQPLARIGGHA